A single genomic interval of Drosophila virilis strain 15010-1051.87 chromosome 2, Dvir_AGI_RSII-ME, whole genome shotgun sequence harbors:
- the GILT3 gene encoding GILT-like protein 3 has translation MDETFWALCAALSLATISITGVSGQTQLADETTLETATSTATPTIPRLPLAIHYEALCPDSMYFIRRRLYDALLDNDWWSRTELKLYPFGKAAFYNNTEMGELQVFCQHGDEECELNALHVCVLEHLELRQAFDLIYCMLRTFGNSIDGCANHLRLNVTAAKQCKHSRKTPDILLPYGKETLALELSFVPSIVIDNHFAAYEQSSIRYNFEAHFCRQYERKFQIKLPSCG, from the exons ATGGATGAAACGTTTTGGGCATTGTGCGCAGCCTTATCGCTTGCGACTATTTCAATAACTGGCGTCTCTGGTCAAACACAGCTGGCGGATGAAACTACGCTGGAGACGGCCACGTCTACGGCGACTCCGACAATACCCAGGCTACCACTGGCCATACACTACGAGGCGCTCTGCCCGGATAGCATGTACTTTATAAGGCGTCGACTCTACGATGCGCTGCTGGACAACGATTGGTGGTCACGCACCGAACTGAAGCTCTATCCCTTTGGCAAGGCGGCA TTCTACAACAACACTGAGATGGGAGAGCTGCAAGTGTTTTGCCAGCACGGCGATGAGGAGTGCGAGCTGAATGCCCTGCATGTCTGTGTGCTGGAGCATCTGGAGCTGCGTCAGGCCTTTGATCTGATCTACTGCATGCTGCGTACCTTTGGCAACAGTATTGATGGCTGTGCCAACCACCTGCGCCTCAACGTGACCGCAGCCAAGCAGTGCAAGCACTCGCGCAAGACCCCCGATATCCTGTTGCCCTACGGCAAAGAGACACTGGCACTCGAGCTATCCTTTGTGCCCAGTATTGTGATTGACAAT CATTTTGCGGCCTACGAGCAGAGCAGCATTCGCTATAACTTTGAGGCCCACTTTTGTCGTCAGTACGAGCGCAAGTTTCAGATAAAACTGCCCTCTTGTGGCTAA